A segment of the Prochlorococcus sp. RS04 genome:
TAGGAGCAGAATCTAAAGCAGTTCTAAATGGACCATAGTAAGCAGATGAATATTTTGCTGTGTAACTAATAATACCTACATCACTAAATCCTTGACTATCAAGAACAGTTCTAATTGCTCCAACTCTCCCATCCATCATGTCACTAGGGCCAATAAAATCTGCTCCAGCTCTTGCTTGTGTTAAAGCTTGTTTTTTTAAAATTTCGATTGTTTCGTCGTTCAATATTTTTCCAGTTTCATCAACTAATCCATCATGACCATCACAAGAGTATGGGTCCAAGGCAACATCTGTCATTATTGCCATTTCTGGAATCTCTTTTTTTAATATTCTAATAGCTTTAGGTATTAAACCGTCTTCATTAAAACACTCTGCTCCATCTTCAGTCTTTAAACTATCGTTGATCTTTGGGAAAAGAACCACACACCGTATTCCCAATTCCCATGCCCTAGTAACCTCCTTTATTAAACCATTAATATCCCATCTATAAGTTCCAGGCATTGCTGAAATTTCCTCTTTAAAATCTTTTTCATGAATAAATAATGGATATATAAAGTCAGATGCCGTTAGATGATTTTCTCTAACCATTTCTCTAATTGCTTCAGTTCTTCTTAATCTTCTAGGACGAATAATCGAATTCATATGAATATTATTTAAATTGAAAAATATTTATCTAATACATTAATCGCTCGCCTCGCACATAAATCAATCAGAGACTACTTTTGTTCAGGAAAATTAACTAAAATTTATTTAGTAAGAGCAAAAAAAGTTACAAAAATATTTTGCACAATCTTCATTTTTCACAAATTTACGTCATTAAGAGATAATATCTTCTAGTTAAGTGTTTATTTTTAGGAGAGCATCTTTGAAAATAATTAATGGGTTTCATCTGAAAAATGTAAGAGGCGATATTCTTGGAGGCATCACGGCCGCAGTTGTGGCTTTACCTCTAGCT
Coding sequences within it:
- the hemB gene encoding porphobilinogen synthase — its product is MNSIIRPRRLRRTEAIREMVRENHLTASDFIYPLFIHEKDFKEEISAMPGTYRWDINGLIKEVTRAWELGIRCVVLFPKINDSLKTEDGAECFNEDGLIPKAIRILKKEIPEMAIMTDVALDPYSCDGHDGLVDETGKILNDETIEILKKQALTQARAGADFIGPSDMMDGRVGAIRTVLDSQGFSDVGIISYTAKYSSAYYGPFRTALDSAPRENSKKIIPDNKSTYQMDPANSKEALIESALDQYEGADILMVKPGISYLDIVYRLSTFSNKPIAAYNVSGEYSMVKSAAMKNWINEKDIVLETLLSFKRAGAKLILTYHACDASQWLQDT